Proteins encoded by one window of Candidatus Sumerlaea chitinivorans:
- a CDS encoding Dihydropyrimidinase codes for MALLIRNGRIITATDDYVADLLIENETISLIGRELDVEADTVLDASGKLVIPGGVDPHVHLDLPVGSVISSDDYETGTRAAACGGTTTILDFPTQERGRSMFEALDVWQRKAEGKACVDYGFHMIVSDLPPERTNELVRLVEVGIPSFKLFTAYPDRLYVDDATLYRAMRVAAELGAVVCMHAENGIVMDEIVKEACREGRTAPRWHAHTRPAILEGEAVHRCIAIAAVAKAHLYIVHMSCAAALEPLRAARDRGHLVFGETCPQYLILDQGLYDAEGFEGAKWVMTPPLRTKADQAELWKALRVGDLATVGTDHCPFCWADKQRGQNDFTRIPNGAPGIENRLALLYHFGVRMGHLSLNRFVAVTSTNAAKIFGLFPKKGTIAVGSDADLVIWDPDHEETISVANPRTHHMRVDYNAYEGTRVVGWPETVILRGKVIARNGEFCGQVGAGRFLPRKPNPEPAI; via the coding sequence ATGGCGCTACTCATCCGCAACGGACGCATCATCACCGCTACGGACGATTACGTGGCGGATCTGCTCATCGAGAATGAAACGATCTCGCTCATCGGCCGCGAGCTTGACGTTGAAGCCGACACGGTGCTCGATGCCAGCGGCAAGCTTGTCATCCCGGGCGGCGTCGATCCGCATGTGCACCTTGACCTGCCGGTGGGAAGTGTCATTTCCAGCGATGATTACGAGACGGGCACGCGGGCAGCAGCCTGCGGGGGCACCACTACCATCCTCGACTTCCCGACTCAAGAGCGTGGTCGCTCCATGTTCGAGGCGCTCGATGTGTGGCAACGTAAGGCTGAGGGCAAGGCCTGCGTGGATTATGGGTTTCACATGATCGTAAGCGATTTGCCGCCCGAGCGCACCAACGAGCTCGTGCGCCTCGTCGAGGTAGGCATTCCCAGCTTCAAGCTCTTCACCGCCTATCCCGACCGCCTGTACGTGGACGACGCGACCTTGTACCGCGCGATGCGGGTTGCGGCCGAGCTCGGCGCCGTCGTTTGCATGCACGCCGAGAACGGCATCGTCATGGATGAAATCGTCAAGGAGGCGTGCCGAGAGGGGCGCACAGCGCCGCGCTGGCATGCACATACCCGACCTGCGATCCTCGAGGGCGAGGCCGTCCACCGCTGCATCGCCATCGCCGCTGTCGCAAAAGCTCACCTATACATTGTGCACATGTCTTGCGCGGCCGCTCTCGAACCCCTTCGGGCCGCGCGCGATCGCGGTCACCTTGTGTTCGGCGAAACTTGCCCGCAATACCTCATTCTCGACCAAGGTCTGTACGACGCAGAAGGGTTCGAGGGCGCGAAATGGGTGATGACCCCACCCCTGCGGACGAAAGCGGACCAAGCGGAACTCTGGAAAGCCCTGCGCGTCGGCGATCTCGCTACCGTCGGCACCGACCATTGCCCCTTCTGCTGGGCCGACAAGCAACGGGGTCAGAACGACTTCACCCGCATTCCCAACGGCGCTCCCGGCATTGAGAACCGCTTGGCACTCCTCTACCACTTTGGCGTGCGGATGGGCCACCTGAGCCTGAACCGGTTCGTCGCCGTCACCTCCACCAACGCCGCAAAAATCTTTGGGCTTTTCCCCAAGAAGGGAACCATCGCCGTAGGGAGCGACGCTGATCTCGTCATTTGGGATCCCGATCACGAGGAGACCATCAGCGTGGCGAATCCGCGCACCCACCACATGCGGGTGGACTACAATGCGTACGAGGGCACGCGTGTCGTTGGGTGGCCGGAAACCGTCATCCTGCGTGGAAAAGTGATTGCACGCAACGGGGAGTTCTGTGGTCAGGTGGGCGCCGGGCGCTTCCTCCCGCGCAAACCAAACCCTGAACCCGCCATCTGA